TGGGTGATTTGCCCGACGGGTTGATTTGTCGCAGAGCGGGAAATGAATTCGTCATTGCGCGCGCAAGCGAAGCAGTGCATGCGGCCACCCGCCGAAACCGACGAGAATACGTGCGTCAAGCCAAGCGCAGTGAGCCCCCTCTTACACCGCGTGATGGCAGACCGCCTCGATCCGGTTGCCGTCGGGATCGCGCAGGAACGCGGCGTAGTAGGAAGCGTGGTAGTCGCGCAGGCCCGGCACGCCGTCATCCTTGCCGCCGGCGGCGATGCCGGCGTCCCAGAACGCGTCGACCTGGGTCCGCCACTTCGCCTTGAAGCACCAATGACGGCCGAGGGCGTCCTCCGGCTTTGGGCCCTTGCGGATCGTGAGATAAACGCGGTCGGGATAGGCCGAACGTGCCCGCTCGCCATAGCCGAGCCAGTCGTCGCGGCGGCCGACCTTGACGACATCGAGCGTCTTCATGATGGCGTCATAGAACCGCTCGGCCGCGGCGATGTCGGATACGGTGATGGAGACGTGGTCGAGCATTGTTGGCTCCGCTAAAGGATTCAGCTCCTTCGTCCGACTTCGTCATGCCCGGCCTTGCGCCGGGCATCCACGTCTTCGGCCCACAGCAACAAGAAAGACGTGGATGGCCGGGACGAAGCCCGGCCATGACGGAGACCCCGTTCAAGACGCTTTCTTCAGCCGCTCCAGCGCCTCAAGAATCTTCGCTTTACGCGCGACCGCAGCCTCGCGTTTTTCCTTTTCCTCTTCCACGATCTCGTCTGGCGCATTCGCCACGAATTTCTCGTTGCCGAGCTTGGCGTCAACGCGCTTGATGTCGGCGTCGGCCTTGACGATTTCCTTGTCGAGCCGGGCCTTCTCGGCGGCTAGATCGATCACGCCCTTCAGCGGCAGCGCCACCACTTCGCCGCGCACCAGGAGTTGCACGGCGCCTTCCGGCGCGCGATCGGCGATGGAAATCTCGGCCAGGCGCGCCAGGCGCTTGACGATGTCGTTCCAGCGCTGCGCGCGCTCCCTGGTCTCGGACGATGCGCCCGGCAGCACCAGCGGGATCAGGGTCGCGGGCGGAATGTTCATTTCCGAACGCACCGAGCGAATGGCGGTGACGAGATCGACCACCCAGCCGATTTCGGCTTCCGCTGCCGGATCGCTGAAATCCCCGGCGTCGAGCGCGCGGATGACCGGCGGAATGATCGCGTCGCTGGGGCTCGCGATCGCGATCGAGGCCAGTTGCTCGGCGGACAAGCCCTTGCGCGGCCATTCGGCCAGCACCAGCAGCCCATCGCGTTTGGCCGTCACCGCCCAGAGTTCCTCGGTGATGAAGGGCATGAACGGATGCAGCAACTTGAGAATCTCGTCGCGCGCCCAGGCGACCATGGCGCGGGTCTCGGCCTTGGCGGCGCCCTCCTCGCCCATCAGTACCGGCTTCGCCAGCTCCAGATACCAGTCGCAATAGACATTCCAGACGAAACGGTAGATCGCACCGGCGGCATCGTTGAAGCGATAGGCCTCGATCGCCTCGGTGACCTC
The Bradyrhizobium sp. KBS0727 genome window above contains:
- a CDS encoding VOC family protein, yielding MLDHVSITVSDIAAAERFYDAIMKTLDVVKVGRRDDWLGYGERARSAYPDRVYLTIRKGPKPEDALGRHWCFKAKWRTQVDAFWDAGIAAGGKDDGVPGLRDYHASYYAAFLRDPDGNRIEAVCHHAV